Within the Telopea speciosissima isolate NSW1024214 ecotype Mountain lineage chromosome 4, Tspe_v1, whole genome shotgun sequence genome, the region CGAATTtacctttttattcttttctcccCTTCCATGGAAGACATCAAATTCTTTCCCTGGCCCAACAATAGGCTATCGTTGTGTTCTAAACAGGTAACACCAAGATTTTTGCAATGTGTGTTTGAACTGTGAGGGGGGAGTTGAAGATGGTGGGTGGGAGTCTTTGTGGCTTGTGGTTTGTTGGGAAAGAGAGCAACCTTAACTCTTTAAAGATtttaaagaaagggaaaggattctctgagcaagcagtaTAGAGGAATACACCAATAAGGTGCGATAAAATAGTATCATACATTGGAGGGCAACGAGGTCATTTATGTGAGAAGGAGAGACATAGACATAGATGTGCTACTACTGTTTCCTGTCCAACAGCTCAGAGAACCTCTTCCcttaaagaaaatataaataaatagagaGGGCTCTCTAGGCAAGTGACATAGGGGAGATTGGGAGAACACCAATGAGGTATGACAAATTGGTATTGTACATAGCAAGGCAGTGAGATCATTTCATGTAAAGAGGAGAAAGATATACATGTAAGTGATTGCATACGAAACGAGATCAAATTCTCATATGAGAACGTTCTCATACTCCTGTGAGGCGAACATATGGAACCCTGCATGTGGGACCTAGTTGGGAGGATTCCATATGTGCACCTCACAGGTGTACAAGAACACTCTCGTATAAAAATGTGAACCCGTCTCCTTGAATACCTGCCCCGGTGGCTTAGAGAATCCtttcctaaaaataaaataggggaaaattttccttcacccttGGAGAAGGGTTCATTCAAAGTACTACCTATCAAGTGTCATCTTTACTCCCCCCTACTAGTTGAGGGTCTGAAATACCCATCATTATTCAGAGACATCCCATCCCACTGGAGAACGATTAAAGAAATCCTTCTTCACCGTGGCTCAAGGAAAACTTGATTCAAtacagtaaataaataaataaaataatttttttatagtCGATCCATCCATGGAAGCTTCATGGATTGACCATCTAATATACTAAATGGAATAATTGATTTGGCAAATCCAACCGTTGAATAGAAAATACATTAACTAGATGAGAGTTTTTTAATGACATGTCTATAAgcgtatttagaacttgacacattGTTTTAAtagtttcttgttttatttcacATGTTTTTTAAGATAGGtatataaaagggttttcaaaaataatttgaaagtgacatatATACATACCAGTGAATCTTTATTAATGTGTCATTATCaatgaaatgacactattattctcattgggaaaaaaaaaactgtatcatactcgaagagcaaaaaaaaaaaaattacaaattattcaACACCTaaagggtgtcaataagaaaatcactAACTAGATTATtacttcaaatttttattttgccaTTTGGGCATCTTTGATTGAATTAATATTTAACTAATTAATGGAAAATTGTTCTCGTGAAAAAGTGTAGAACACACCCATATAAAATGGGTGACAAAATGACCACGTTACCCATGAGATGCCAATGCACACGCTCTCATTGGCGTACGTGGCCATTGTGCTCTCCCACAGAGAACGCTCCCCCCTTAGAGGACTTACTTGCATAGAAAATTTAGGTCCTAAATGACTTCTATCACGTGATAGATACTACTTTCGGTCATCTTAACATTTTGTGGTCGAATAGACCACTAGACCGGTCCCCACTCCCCAACAAAACAAAAGGCCAAAAAGTGGATTTTGAAAAGCCACGTGGAGAATACTTGCGTGACTGCAAACACATGGATATAAGGAACGTATAAATGATTAGTATTGTAGGAAACGCTGACGCAGCACCAACTCACCCCACAAACGCGTTATCGGTTatctccttcttttctattATTCTATTCTTTATTATATGATCTGACTGCATGTGGCGTAAGCGTAGAGGACACTTGCAATTTGAAAACCTCACTTCATCATCGTGTCAAGGATCACGACCCATCTGTTTAATCTTGGAAAACTGTCAACCGTTGGATTTGAAAAACTTTTAAACATTAAAGGAAAAGCTGGAAAGGTGATTCGTGCACAGGagattctctctcccatttcaCGATGGCTTTGCCGCTTTCGTCCCCGTTCAATGGTTTTGTGCGTGATTATACACAAAACCGTTggcttaaaaaataataaaaatatatatatttttttatcatatcACTGAGCTTTCGTATTGGAAAAGTCTATTCAACCCCCAATTCCTAGTTTAAAATACTTGTTTAGATTTTAGAAGTCTAGCACGTACACCACTTTACTAGAGATGTCAAAATAGAATAcgaataggaaaaaaaaataataggagaAAATTTCTCTGTAGGGGAGTGTATCGCCCGCACCTAGACAGAGAGGGGGTGGAATTACCACTTGCCATGAAAGGTGTGATTTTTTGCCCTCATGATACCAACGTacgtgttctcattggcccatgtGCATGCGTAAGGGCCATGTTCCACCACAAAAAAATTCcaacccaaaataataataataactcgAGCGTAAAGCCAAGATCTCCACATTGTGTATGTCATAGGGATCGTGTTCCCCACACTCAGAAGCATGCTAAATTACTGTTCTGTcttatggaaaataaaaatcctattCATGTTGATGCCTGTGtacacactctcattggcccttgctTTGGTACAGGGGCTACACGACTAAgtagtgatctcttgccctttttttatgggagagggttctacGAGCAAATTACATGAAGCATGCATGCACCAATGAGGAGCGACAAACAGATTTCGTATATAGAgatagagaggtcatttcatgtgagaaggagagagagttaGTGTAGCCTCCAGAGTTGGTTAGAGAACCGTCTATTTCCACATTATCACATATGAAAAACTAAGACCAATCAAATAAAGGGTTGTAAGAGCCCATTAAAAGCATATttggaaaatcaagttttgcCACGAGTAAGTTACCCTAAGTCAAAGTAAAAAACACATGAAATCTAGTCTAGAATCGTGAAGACTCGCCTAAGGTTTAAAAAATGACCAAGCCAGGTTTGACTCGGTGCAAGTTTCTTTTGAGTTGGTGTTCTTTTTTGAGTCATGTAAACTCATCGAGTGTTTTATTCCCCCTTTTTCATTGGGCCATGTATTATTCATACACCATAAGTTTGGTTATCAATTAAACGAAATCCTACCTGGGTGTGTGGGAAATGATCGTTGTATCCTTAGGAATTTTCACCTTTTCATAGGGATAAGATGGTCATTTTATATGTCCTTGTATCTGGGTGCAAGGACAGTGCACCGCACACACCGagatagcattctttctcccattaaaaaaatataaaaaaaaattttaattcgtCCTAATCAAATTTGACTCGTCCGACtcatcagattttgaaaaagtCAAACCAAGtttaaaaaactgatttttaaaggAAATCAATATGGTAGTGAAATCGCCTGGACAAATAACTAtcagatttgattttgattgaatTTCATTGACTGATTACTTATTAGTCCGATTTCAGTAACCAGACCGAAATCCAACCGGACCAACCGTGCACTTGGGTTTATGTGGGAAATACATATCTTTGGGAATTGGGTTCCTGTCCGAAACAGTTGTTTGGTTCTTCTTATAAAGGGGTtgaaaatgacgacctaaccttCTGTTTGAACATATTGCCTGGAtggggttaggtcatcatttttGCCTCCTATGAGAAGAACCGGACAACTGTACCGGGCAAAAATctgaggggaaaaaaattcgTGAGTAGGGGAACCTTCagttacaaaaaacaaaaaccaaaaacaaaaaaggtggGAGTCTTCAGCGAACCCGGTTCAGGTCCACGTACGTGGATCGTCCTTGGACCCGATCTCGACCCACAGGGGATCCACTACCCCCTCTGTGGGTCCCCTGGATCCCATGTGGGTGGAGATCAGGTCCCAAAGGAAGGTCCACCTGATCTGCACTCGTCTTCAGCTGTCGAAGCAAAATAACCAAGATTTCTCTGAGGACCCATTTGTAACACGTGTCAAAAATCCATTGGGAAAACTGGAGTCATGGCCTTTTCTCGATTTCCGCACATTTTTTTAACTCTTTTTCAACTAGCaccaactgacttttccaaatCCCAATATCTTTCAGACAAACACAACGCGCAAGTACCTACTTTTACCATTATACCCCTGAGCATTTCTTTAACCTTTTCCCCCCAAAAGCCATCATTTTGCTCCGGATCCGATCCACATTCCTACAGCAATATATTAATGTTTGCCGGATCTTCAGGTCGGACTTTGCAGCTATTTGCTTCGCCCAATTCACACATGGCCCGACACAACCAGAATCTAATTAGGGTTCTTTTGGTAATTTCAATCACCTCTTATCCTCTGAAAGTTCCCCCAAACAGTATATAATATTTTCCCTAAACACCCCCTcctcacaaaaaaaacaaacaaagaaatcTCCGTCGACGAACTTTCCATTACGCCGCCTATAAATATCGCAAGCTTCTCCTTCCGGCAAgattaatttctctttttacgTCTTCACCATTCTTCTTGCCGATCACGTTAACTGCCTCTTGCTGTAAGTAAAGGATAAttgagtttcttttttcttgtttgatcatccaatttctttcttttttttctctttttggattCTCGGTTTCATTATTTATATAGCTTAGGAGCtctgttttttcaaattttcaagatAAACAGAGTTGTAAATATACATATTTACATTGATTGATCTCACAATTCCTCGATTAGGTATAGTtacaattttttccttttaatttcgATTCCTTTCGTGGTATGAATACTAGTGGTTCCATCGGAATATACACCATGAAGCCCTGTTGTAGAATCCTAATTAGATGCAGAAGTTCGGTCTTCTTCGGAACCTCACAGCCGAGATGTCATCACCATTTTGTTGATAATTTGCCGACTTTTCGATCCAAACTAGTCCAAGACCGCCAATTCCATCGTTGTTCTCCTCGACTATTTGGGTTTTCACGTCTAATCGATCCTAGTCAGAGACACTTCCGTCGTCTCGATTCCAGTTCGGGCCATTCTAGGGTTTCTTCCGATTGTTGTAACCTCGGTAGAGGTAGGGCTTCTTCTGTGATTTTGAATGTTGCCTCTGATGTGCGGCAACATTCCACCTCCGCTGAGGCTCATGTTAACGAGAAGAGCTTCGAGAGGATTTACATTCAAAGTGGCATGAATGTGAAGCCTCTTGTGGTAGAAAGGATCGAGACAGATGTTGGTGttgggaaagaggaagaagaacacagAGTAGAAGATAATCGTTTGAATGTAGATTTAGGAAACTCGGAGGTTCTGGATGATGCTGCCGTCTCGACTCAACGAAGAGAGGTGTCGGAGATTGAAAAGGTGGCGTGGAATTTGCTACGTAACTCTGTTGTGGATTACTGTGGAAGCCCCGTGGGAACTGTTGCGGCTAACAATCCTGCTGACAAGCAGCCTCTCAATTACGATCAGGTCTTCATTCGTGATTTTATCCCATCAGCTCTTGCATTCTTGCTCAATGGGGAAGGGGAGATTGTGAGGAACTTTCTCCTGCATACTTTGCAATTACAGGTAAGCTTAAGACATTTTTAATCTtgtcatttattttttcctcaATTAGCACCATCTAAGGCAtattttatgtgtttttctttaaagtaatttgttttgtttgaataGAGATCAATGAGTGATTGTCACTGGTGAGTCATGAGGCCTTCTCTTAGTAGGGTGTTGACGTTGGTAACTGGTAGTTACCAACACAGAAATTGAAATAGGCATAATATCAAAACAAGAGATGCTAAGTAATTTTTGTTTACCATGATATCTCCTAGGTGGGAGTATTTGTCTTATAAAGCAGATGCCTATAGCTGTGCATCATATCACATTATCACGTATACTTTCTCCCATTACATACCAGAACTTCACTTCATTTGCATCTTATGATCTTGTAGgggtagggtttttttttttttttttttttttggagggtggGGGAGAGAATGGGGGAGGGAGAGTCATATTTGTCATGGGGTGTCATCGGCTTTGTTAGTCTTGAGTCCTTGACTTGGTAAATGTTAATTAATTCATGGAATCTTGAATGTTATTGTGGTTTATCAATTATTGATTAGCCCTTCTGTTCAATTTTGTAAGGCAGACTTCAAGGGCCATGCTTACACATTGTTAAAAGTTTGGACTTACTCATTGTTACTAAATTGTTTTGTTCTGTATTTTATTTCAGAGCTGGGAGAAAACAGTGGACTGCTACAGCCCAGGCCAAGGATTAATGCCAGCAAGTTTTAAAGTCAGAACTGTGCCCCTTGATGGCAGTAATGGAGCATTTGAGGAAGTCTTAGACCCAGATTTTGGAGAGTCAGCGATAGGGCGTGTTGCCCCAGTGGATTCAGGTTAGTGTTTTGTGGTTTCATATGCCAGCAGTTGAATCACTAAAGTTTATAGTTATGGTATATGGTATTGTTATGATTCATATGGTGAATATCTGGATGCTGTTGTGTGGTTCTTTAAATATTCCCAcaccttgtttttttttaacgtATTTTTTGGCTAGTTCTTGTATAAACATCAGTAATGGGATGAGCTCTGAAGAAAGTTATTTTGTATCTTGACTACTTTGATAGGTTTGTGGTGGATTATCTTGTTGAGAGCTTATGGAAAGATAACCGGTGATTATGCATTGCAAGAAAGGGTGGATGTTCAGACTGGCATCAAACTGATAATGAATTTGTGTTTAACTGATGGATTTGACATGTTCCCTTCCCTGTTAGTCACTGATGGCTCCTGCATGATAGATCGGCGGATGGGGATTCATGGCCACCCCCTTGAGATCCAAGTAAGTCAAGCTTACTTGATGTTTACATTTAATTGTTGATATGTAAAATTGATGTGAACCCTTGAGGCTTCCCAATGAGCAAAATGTGAACTCTAGGGCCAACATGCAAGGTGGATAGCgagtttttaaatttttaaatttttttttttttgggggggggggggggagggagggcaATACCTGAAATGGTATTAATGAATACAGCCTGCTGTGAACAAGACAAGGCGGTAAGTGCATGACTAAAAGCTTTCACTGGTGATCCTAGCCCTTCCAGTGGCAAAAATGGATAACTATATTTAAACACACTTAAGTAAGATATCCCCTCTCTTCAGTGTGTCATCTGAGGAGAACCAAATATGCATgccaattcccccccccccccctctcccattATAGAGAGTAAAATCAGGAACTGATGTTGTAACATGTTCTGATGTGTGTGCTAACCTTTATATGTATGTTTTTTATAAACTATCACTGGAATAATTTCAGGTGATAGGGGAACATTTAGGCTCAGGATCTTTTGTCTTCAAGGTTTAAACACATTTTTTGTAAAAACAAACCTGACAAGGACATTGTCAAGCTACCTACGTACCCTGGAATTGGGATCAAATCAGGCGTATTTCTGAAAGCTGATAACAAAACAAGGAGATGATAACTGAAAATAGGTGGAAGTATATATAAGGAACGGAAATTGGCTGTGTAAGTACCATGTTGCATAGGTACCCCAGGTGGGGAttaggtcaaacgtagttcagaTATTGCAAACATTTACATACTAACAATGGTTGTAATGAGCATCGGTTAGAAATAAAAGACACTTACTAGAGGGAGTATTTACAGAAACAGGAGTCCTTACAAAAGAAAGTTCTGATACTTAGAGAACTCATGTTTGTACTCACATAGGTCTTCAGGTGCAACTAATGTTTTTCCGGACATTATCCTGATAGTAGAGCTAATCAGGAAAGTGGTATTGCCACGAGAGGCTTTATAACCTTCCAACAAATTTCCCTTATTGTTTCAAAGCTAATTTCTTGTTACACCTGACACTTTTTACCTTAATATGTTATTTTTCAGGCAATATTTTCACCTTAATATTCCAAAACTCAGTTAGGCCTACCTTACAGTGGTTGGCTATATGAAATCCTTTTTTACCATTTCCCTTCATTTAAAGACATATTAGCTGTAGCTCAGAAGCATTTATGTTCTTCCTGACCACTTCAAGCAAGTTTTTGTCAGATTTCCTTTTCCAATTAaacatttccttcttctttttttttggtatggaAAACCCTTTCCTTGATTTATTTAGCCATAAAGGTTGCTAAGAGGATATCTTTTTCTGTGCTATCACACCTCTTGCTTAATTAAACATTCATCATTTATTAGAAAATATATTACTTCTTTTGTCTGTTGGAAACCTGTACATAGTGCTCAGGTCCACCCATTTTAAGTCTGACATCTTCAAATTCTACCCTGAAATTTGTTTGGGGATTCTCTCTATTATCTTAGCTGAAAGGATTGACTTCTGCCCACAAATCCTATTGACAAGTTGTTCAAAACTAATAGAAggtttgttttgttgttttgaCACTTTTGAGGGAATGATTGGGAAAGGTGTGTATAGAATCTTTTGACAGATTTTCCAAATTTGATCCTTGGGGGGGTGGGAGTGGAGTTTTGATCCTTTTTAACATGAAAAGTTTTGaaagagattcttttttatAAGCATAGGAAAATCATAAGTAACTGCTCAAGTTCTTTGTTCTCGTTAATCTAAAACACCCAGTCTACGTACTTATTATAATTCTTAGTCTGGCgtctttaatattttctgtcTTGTATTTTGATAAGTCATCTGCTTAACACATTTGGAACTGCAGACCTTGTTCTACTCAGCCCTGAGGTGCTCCCGTGAGATGCTCTCTGTCAATGATGGATCCAAGAATTTGGTGAGGGCCATCAATAACAGACTGAGTGCATTGTCATTCCACATTAGGGAATATTATTGGGTTGATATGAAGAAGATGAACGAAATATACCGCTACAAGACAGAGGAATACTCAACAGACGCCATCAACAAGTTCAATATATATCCCGAGCAAATTCCTACTTGGCTAGTTGATTGGTTTCCAGACAAAGGTGGTTATCTCATTGGCAATCTACAGCCCGCTCACATGGATTTTAGGTTCTTCACTCTAGGCAATCTGTGGGCCATTGTATCATCTTTAAGTACTCCAAAACAAAATGAGGGTATTTTAAATCTGATTGAAGCCAAATGGGATGATCTTGTGGGGCATATGCCTCTTAAGATATGCTACCCTGCTCTGGAGTATGAGGAGTGGCGTATAATCACAGGCAGTGACCCAAAGAATACGTGAGTTTTTCTGCAGAGTTTTATGAGTTTCAGCAGGTGTCTTTCTATGCTTTATTGACTTGTTTTGGAGACAATTTGGGATGGAAAACACTATTAGATTTGAAATTCTACTTGCTGACAACATAGTGCTTATCAAATTCTTTACCTAGTTATAGATACTGAACTTCCTCAATATTTTCACTTATGCAGACCTTGGTCCTACCACAACGGTGGTTCTTGGCCGACTCTTCTATGGCAGGTATGCTTGGATTTGctcttcatatatatatatatatatatatatatatggtaaaaaGTTTTGTACAACGccagctcaaaaatgaaattgcacctCCCCTCACATATCATTGTTTATGTgagggggtgatatgtcatTAATGGCACTGCCCCATTGTAGGAAActctctcatatatatatatataaaatcttTTTTACTACCTTTTTTACGTTTTTTTACTCCCTcctcttatttctattactgtcatggcctcttcggatccatgtagccgactccatttagttgggataaggttatggttgttgaaTATTGTAATCCTATTTCTGTTTACTGTTTGCTTAAACTCATGATCAGTTTCGAGTATTGTGATTGGATCAAGATCCCTGGTGGATCCAATATCTGTACCAAAATAACTCAGAAATGGCGTTCCTGCTATCTGACATTTTCACTCAGGTTCAGATCAGATCAGGATTCCAAGTGGACATTCTGGGCCAGGATCCCGATCTCCGAGGTTTAAGTGGATCCTATTTGATGAACCTGACCATCATTACCACATTATTGCTGCATTTCATTGGAGATATATGTACTGATTTGCAGGAAAGTAGTATCCATTGGTAAGATAGATTAGGTTCATCCTAAGCACTTTATCCCAGGAGATCTAGGTCTGGACCCTTTGAATTCTGTTGAGAAACTTAATATTTGTCAGGTGTTGTGGGCCAGTACAGTGACAGTTTTGTCCTGTCTTTGGGTCTGGATTTTCGGGTCTTTTGTGTTTTATTGGCCTTGTTCTAATATTTTCTTCTGGGGGAATATTTCAGTTCACCCTAGCCTGCATTAAGATGGGGCGTCCAGAACTGGCCAGAAAGGCGGTTGATTTGGCAGAGCGGAGGCTCTCAGTGGATCAGTGGCCTGAATATTATGACACCAAAAATGGAAGGTTTATAGGCAAGCAATCCCGGCTGTACCAGACATGGACAATCGCAGGGTTCCTGACTTCAAAAATGCTATTGGAGAAACCAGAAATGGCATCCTTGCTGTGCCTGGAAGAGGACTATGAGCTGCTTGAGATGTGTGTCTGTGCGTTGAGCAAAACTGGCCGCATAAAGTGCTCCCGTGGTGCTGCCAGATCACAGATCCTTGTTTAAATGGGACACTGATCATTTGAGGGCCTTGTTCCCATACTGTACAGGGAAATATTACAGAACATAACAATAAGAGGTAAAGCatactttcaagtttcaaatcGGAAAGTGTGCAGTGAAGGTACTATTAAACAGCCCTTCCAAGATTAGATGATGGATTTAATCCATTTGCCTTTAAAGCCCACATTTGTTGTACACTATTTATTTGTTACTTACATTAATAGGCTGACCATGAACGGGGAAATATATGTATTTGAAGACTGGAACCCGAAGTGTGTAATAGTGcttcttttatttatcttttttttttttttggggggggggggtttaaatGTGTAATAGTATTTCTGGGTCCATACTTCATACCAGTAACAATTTTTCTTGCATAATTGTAATAATTTGGTCATATCTGAACCATCTAATGCTGATAACTTCATAGGATTTGTTCCATAGCTAATGGAAATCATACTCTGAATGAGTTtcttgtttatgcttttttttatccatttctTCTGTATTTAAGCTCATGGATGTATCTATAACTTTAAG harbors:
- the LOC122658821 gene encoding alkaline/neutral invertase A, mitochondrial-like, with product MNTSGSIGIYTMKPCCRILIRCRSSVFFGTSQPRCHHHFVDNLPTFRSKLVQDRQFHRCSPRLFGFSRLIDPSQRHFRRLDSSSGHSRVSSDCCNLGRGRASSVILNVASDVRQHSTSAEAHVNEKSFERIYIQSGMNVKPLVVERIETDVGVGKEEEEHRVEDNRLNVDLGNSEVLDDAAVSTQRREVSEIEKVAWNLLRNSVVDYCGSPVGTVAANNPADKQPLNYDQVFIRDFIPSALAFLLNGEGEIVRNFLLHTLQLQSWEKTVDCYSPGQGLMPASFKVRTVPLDGSNGAFEEVLDPDFGESAIGRVAPVDSGLWWIILLRAYGKITGDYALQERVDVQTGIKLIMNLCLTDGFDMFPSLLVTDGSCMIDRRMGIHGHPLEIQTLFYSALRCSREMLSVNDGSKNLVRAINNRLSALSFHIREYYWVDMKKMNEIYRYKTEEYSTDAINKFNIYPEQIPTWLVDWFPDKGGYLIGNLQPAHMDFRFFTLGNLWAIVSSLSTPKQNEGILNLIEAKWDDLVGHMPLKICYPALEYEEWRIITGSDPKNTPWSYHNGGSWPTLLWQFTLACIKMGRPELARKAVDLAERRLSVDQWPEYYDTKNGRFIGKQSRLYQTWTIAGFLTSKMLLEKPEMASLLCLEEDYELLEMCVCALSKTGRIKCSRGAARSQILV